From a single Roseibium algicola genomic region:
- a CDS encoding AAA family ATPase, which produces MPASDKEIMMPNDTYRRHVILSGCSGGGKSTLLAELERRGFETVPEPGRRIVAEEQQAEGRALPWVNLEAFARRAIDMSFRDRERLNSAEGWVFFDRGLIDAAVALEFATGVAVKDTLGRTSRFHFQVFLTPPWPEIYAIDADRQHGLDEAIGEYQRLLDAYGQLGYEKIILPKTDVEKRADFILDCLSRHQETQH; this is translated from the coding sequence ATGCCCGCATCTGATAAGGAAATCATGATGCCAAACGATACCTACCGCCGGCACGTCATCCTGTCCGGATGTTCGGGTGGCGGAAAGTCAACGCTTTTGGCGGAACTGGAACGACGGGGTTTCGAAACCGTGCCGGAACCCGGCAGGAGGATCGTCGCCGAAGAGCAACAAGCTGAGGGGAGGGCGCTTCCCTGGGTCAATCTCGAAGCCTTCGCCAGAAGAGCGATCGACATGTCATTCCGTGACAGGGAGCGATTGAACAGCGCTGAAGGATGGGTCTTCTTCGACCGGGGTCTGATCGACGCAGCTGTTGCCCTGGAATTCGCGACCGGCGTGGCCGTAAAAGACACCCTCGGCAGAACGAGCCGATTTCATTTTCAGGTATTCCTGACACCGCCCTGGCCGGAGATTTACGCCATAGACGCCGACCGGCAGCACGGTCTGGATGAAGCTATCGGAGAATACCAGCGATTGCTCGATGCCTACGGCCAACTTGGCTACGAGAAAATCATCTTGCCGAAGACGGATGTCGAGAAGCGAGCGGATTTCATTCTGGATTGTCTTTCCAGGCACCAGGAGACGCAGCACTAG
- a CDS encoding L-fuconate dehydratase, which yields MTTITGLKTYDLRFPTSETLDGSDAMNPDPDYSAAYVVLQTDDDGLEGHGLTFTIGRGNDICVAAIEAMRHLVTGLDLAWISENPGRFWRHVTSDSQLRWIGPDKGAMHLATGAVVNAVWDLLAKQAGKPVWRLVADMSPEEIVSIIDFRYLTDAITPEEALAILKAAEPGKAERIAQLEAHGYPCYTTSAGWLGYPDDKLRRLCREAVEAGYTHVKLKVGRDLADDIRRLRIAREELGPDRFLMIDANQVWDVGQAIDWVQQLAFAKPYFIEEPTSPDDIAGHRAIREAVAPVKVATGEMCQNRIVFKQMIAGGAIDIVQIDACRMGGLNEVLSVLLMAAKFGTPVWPHAGGVGLCEYVQHLSMIDFVAVSGTREGRVIEYVDHLHEHFVDPCTIRNAAYMPPQMPGFSVEMKPASIEHHIFRDGSAGAA from the coding sequence GTGACGACAATCACCGGTCTGAAGACGTACGATCTCCGCTTTCCGACGTCCGAAACCCTTGACGGTTCGGACGCCATGAACCCCGATCCGGACTATTCCGCGGCCTATGTCGTTCTTCAAACCGACGACGATGGCCTTGAAGGACATGGCCTGACCTTCACTATCGGGCGCGGGAATGACATCTGTGTTGCCGCAATCGAGGCCATGCGCCACCTGGTGACAGGGCTTGATCTTGCCTGGATCTCCGAAAACCCCGGCCGCTTCTGGCGTCACGTGACCTCGGACAGCCAGTTGCGCTGGATCGGACCGGACAAGGGCGCCATGCATCTCGCCACCGGCGCCGTCGTCAATGCCGTCTGGGACCTTTTGGCCAAACAGGCCGGCAAACCGGTCTGGCGTCTTGTCGCGGACATGAGCCCGGAAGAGATCGTTTCCATTATTGATTTCCGCTACCTGACCGATGCGATCACGCCGGAAGAGGCACTTGCCATCCTGAAAGCGGCGGAACCGGGCAAGGCGGAACGGATCGCGCAGCTCGAAGCACATGGCTATCCCTGTTATACCACCTCGGCGGGCTGGCTCGGCTATCCCGACGACAAGCTGCGCCGGCTGTGCCGGGAAGCGGTCGAGGCTGGGTATACCCACGTAAAACTCAAGGTCGGGCGCGATCTCGCCGATGACATCCGCCGGCTGAGGATCGCCCGGGAGGAGCTCGGGCCCGACCGGTTCCTCATGATCGATGCCAACCAGGTGTGGGACGTCGGACAGGCCATCGACTGGGTACAACAACTCGCGTTTGCCAAACCCTACTTCATCGAAGAACCAACCAGCCCGGATGACATCGCCGGCCATCGCGCGATCCGCGAAGCGGTGGCGCCGGTGAAGGTGGCAACCGGTGAAATGTGCCAGAACCGGATCGTCTTCAAGCAGATGATTGCAGGCGGTGCCATCGACATCGTGCAGATCGACGCCTGCCGGATGGGCGGTCTCAACGAGGTTCTCAGCGTTCTGCTGATGGCAGCCAAATTCGGCACTCCCGTCTGGCCGCATGCCGGCGGCGTCGGTCTTTGCGAGTATGTGCAGCATCTGTCGATGATCGACTTCGTTGCGGTTTCCGGAACCAGGGAAGGGCGCGTGATCGAATATGTCGATCATCTCCACGAACATTTCGTCGACCCCTGCACCATCCGCAATGCCGCCTATATGCCGCCGCAGATGCCGGGCTTTTCCGTGGAGATGAAACCGGCCTCCATCGAACATCACATCTTTCGAGACGGTAGCGCAGGCGCCGCCTGA
- a CDS encoding Gfo/Idh/MocA family protein: protein MTEAFDPASLSQDWPRPANPRPIVTFGAGSIVGDAHFPAYRKGGFPIAGLYDPDAGKAQALADQWGIKAFASAEEAASVPGAVFDLATPPHVHADVLGLLPEGASVLIQKPMGSDLRQATDILRICRDRKLIAAVNFQLRFAPMMLALKDAIAKGWLGEVVDFDAWLALATPWELWAFLKGLPRIEITMHSIHYLDLIRQVLGDPKGVHAKSLGHPSHEMAQTRTSAILDYGDKVRCALSINHDHKFGRRHQACEFRVCGTEGAAYLQLGVNLDYPNGEPDILEIRPKGGDEWIPVPLKGAWFPDAFVGRMANLQRFASGEDAELVSSVEDAWNTMALVEAAYASSASPATPLAQRP from the coding sequence ATGACTGAAGCTTTCGATCCGGCCAGCCTTTCCCAGGACTGGCCAAGGCCCGCCAATCCACGCCCCATCGTGACTTTCGGCGCAGGCTCCATCGTCGGTGATGCCCATTTCCCCGCTTACAGGAAAGGCGGCTTTCCGATTGCGGGACTTTATGACCCGGATGCCGGCAAAGCGCAGGCTCTGGCGGATCAATGGGGCATCAAGGCCTTTGCCAGCGCAGAGGAAGCAGCCAGTGTGCCGGGCGCGGTCTTCGACCTTGCCACCCCGCCCCATGTGCATGCCGATGTCCTCGGCCTGCTACCGGAAGGGGCCTCAGTGCTGATCCAGAAGCCCATGGGCAGCGACCTGCGCCAGGCAACGGATATTCTCAGGATCTGCCGCGACCGCAAACTGATCGCCGCCGTCAACTTCCAGCTCCGCTTCGCACCGATGATGCTCGCCCTCAAGGACGCCATCGCCAAGGGCTGGCTTGGAGAAGTTGTCGATTTCGATGCCTGGCTGGCTCTCGCCACGCCCTGGGAGCTCTGGGCCTTCTTGAAAGGACTGCCCCGGATCGAGATCACCATGCATTCGATCCATTATCTCGACCTGATCCGGCAGGTGCTTGGGGACCCGAAAGGCGTGCACGCGAAATCGCTCGGCCATCCGTCCCATGAAATGGCCCAGACCCGCACCAGCGCCATCCTCGACTACGGCGACAAGGTGCGTTGTGCGCTCTCCATCAATCACGATCACAAGTTCGGCCGCCGGCACCAGGCTTGCGAGTTCCGAGTGTGTGGCACGGAAGGCGCTGCCTATCTGCAGCTCGGTGTCAATCTCGACTATCCGAACGGCGAACCGGACATCCTGGAGATCCGCCCGAAGGGTGGAGACGAGTGGATCCCCGTCCCCCTGAAAGGGGCCTGGTTTCCGGACGCTTTCGTCGGCCGCATGGCAAATCTCCAGCGCTTTGCGTCCGGCGAGGACGCCGAGCTGGTGAGTTCGGTCGAAGACGCCTGGAACACGATGGCTCTGGTGGAAGCGGCCTATGCCTCCTCCGCTTCCCCTGCAACTCCACTCGCACAAAGACCATAA
- a CDS encoding MaoC/PaaZ C-terminal domain-containing protein, whose protein sequence is MEQTTYFEDYELGHERITYGRTITETDFVVHAGHTGDFFPHHMDAEFMKTQPFGQRIAHGTMVFAIGVGLTASVINPVAFSYGYDRMRFVKPVFIGDTIRSRVTIVAKDDDPKRPAFGRVVERTEVLNQSDEVVLVADHIHIVERKNKPA, encoded by the coding sequence ATGGAACAAACGACCTATTTCGAAGACTATGAGCTCGGCCATGAGCGCATCACCTATGGCCGCACGATTACCGAAACCGACTTCGTGGTCCACGCAGGCCATACCGGAGACTTCTTTCCGCATCACATGGACGCAGAGTTCATGAAGACCCAGCCCTTCGGCCAGCGGATTGCCCACGGCACCATGGTGTTCGCCATCGGCGTCGGCCTGACCGCCAGCGTCATAAACCCGGTTGCCTTCTCCTATGGCTACGACCGGATGCGCTTCGTGAAGCCGGTTTTCATCGGAGACACCATCCGTTCGCGCGTGACCATCGTTGCCAAGGACGATGACCCGAAACGCCCGGCATTCGGCCGCGTGGTCGAGCGGACGGAAGTTCTCAATCAAAGCGACGAAGTGGTTCTCGTCGCCGATCACATCCACATCGTTGAACGAAAGAACAAGCCCGCCTAA
- a CDS encoding copper-binding protein, which yields MKTLILAAFLSMAATPVVLAQSSHSGMDHSNMPMTAEQMDGAVHANAVVNSIGDGTANVSHDPIPEIGWPAMTMDLPLLEGAQMSDDLTPGDSVILMLVKGDDGMYAIGGMMPK from the coding sequence ATGAAGACCCTCATCCTCGCAGCATTCCTGTCCATGGCGGCCACTCCGGTCGTCCTTGCCCAGTCGTCGCATAGCGGCATGGATCATTCCAACATGCCCATGACCGCCGAACAGATGGACGGCGCGGTCCACGCCAATGCCGTCGTCAACTCCATCGGTGACGGCACGGCGAATGTCAGCCACGATCCGATTCCGGAAATCGGCTGGCCGGCCATGACGATGGATCTGCCCCTTCTGGAAGGCGCTCAGATGTCGGATGATCTCACCCCAGGTGACAGCGTGATCCTGATGCTGGTGAAAGGCGACGACGGCATGTATGCCATCGGCGGAATGATGCCGAAGTAA
- a CDS encoding efflux RND transporter permease subunit, whose translation MIAEIIRASIANRVIMLAIAAMIAVAGIWAIRETPVDAIPDLSDVQVIVRTPYAGQAPQVVEDQVTFPIATAMLAVPGASDVRGFSFFGDSYVYIVFEDGTDLYWARTRVLEYLGQIAANLPEDVSPQLGPDATGVGWIYQYALIDRTGNHDLAQLRALQDWFLKYELQTVDGVSEVATIGGMVKQYQVVVDPNKLRAYDITLSQIRGAIQAANRETGGSVIEMGEAEFMVRSTGYVDELADLAKAPLMVNDRGAPLTLGDVADIRLGPEMRRGVGEFGGEGDAVGGVVILRWGGNALAAIKAVEARIGELRSSLPEGVEIVTTYDRSGVIERAIDNLQTKLTEEFIVVVLVCAAFLLHLRSSLVILFSLPLGIAAAFIIMKLQGVNANIMSLGGIAIAIGAMVDAAIVMIEAMHRRLEHEKLTADNRWRIVGECASEVGPALFFSLAIITVSFLPVFVLESQEGRLFKPLAFTKTYAMAAAAILSITLVPVLMGYFVRGRILAENKNPLNRIVIWLYRPFLDAAVAWPWATTILAGVLVASMWWPLQRIGTEFMPALNEGDFLYMPTLYPGVSIGKAREVLQQSDRLIATVPEVKTVHGKLGRADTATDPAPLTMIETTIQLKPRAEWREGMTMDRIRDELDQAVQIPGVTNVWIQPIKNRIDMLATGIKTPVGVKITGADLGVIEKIGIEVENAVAGIDGTASAYAERPVGGRFIEIDVDREAAARFMMSVRDIQDVVQTAIGGMQVSESVEGLERFPINLRYPQDWRNSPERLRELPVVTPSGAHIPLGALAEVSVVDGPGMIRSENARRTGFVFIDITGRDLGGYVDEARRTVAEKVQLPPGYSIAWSGQYEYIERMQERLKLVAPATLLIITLMLFMAFNRVIEVGIILAALPVALAGGVWFLWYLDFDMSVAVIVGFIALAGVAVETAIVMLLYLNLAWEKRKKLAAAEARSLTVVDVEEVVFEGALLRVRPKVMTVATIFAGLIPIMYGDGTGSEIMQRIAAPMVGGMATATLLTLFVIPAIFTIWKRLALSRVNRELSTATPDIKGAVQPAE comes from the coding sequence GGTGGAGGACCAGGTCACATTCCCCATCGCCACGGCGATGCTTGCCGTGCCAGGTGCCAGTGATGTGCGCGGTTTTTCCTTCTTTGGCGACAGCTACGTCTACATCGTTTTCGAGGACGGCACCGATCTTTACTGGGCCAGAACCCGTGTTCTGGAATACCTCGGTCAGATCGCTGCAAACCTGCCTGAAGATGTTTCACCACAGCTTGGCCCGGATGCGACGGGTGTCGGCTGGATTTACCAGTACGCCCTGATAGACCGCACCGGAAATCATGACCTTGCCCAACTGCGTGCCCTTCAGGACTGGTTCCTGAAATACGAACTTCAGACCGTCGACGGCGTGTCGGAAGTCGCCACGATCGGCGGCATGGTGAAGCAATACCAGGTGGTCGTGGACCCCAACAAACTCAGGGCCTACGACATAACGCTGTCGCAGATCCGAGGCGCCATCCAGGCTGCGAACCGGGAGACCGGCGGCAGCGTGATCGAGATGGGCGAAGCCGAATTCATGGTGCGCTCGACCGGTTACGTCGATGAGCTTGCCGATCTTGCCAAGGCGCCGTTGATGGTCAACGACCGCGGTGCGCCGCTGACGCTTGGAGACGTTGCCGACATTCGACTCGGGCCGGAAATGCGCCGTGGTGTCGGTGAATTCGGCGGCGAAGGCGATGCCGTCGGTGGGGTTGTGATCCTGCGCTGGGGCGGCAACGCGCTGGCAGCCATCAAGGCAGTCGAAGCACGGATCGGCGAACTGCGCAGCAGCCTGCCCGAAGGAGTGGAGATCGTCACGACCTACGACCGCTCCGGCGTTATCGAACGTGCGATTGACAATCTTCAGACAAAGCTGACCGAAGAATTCATCGTTGTCGTTCTGGTCTGCGCAGCCTTTCTCCTGCACTTGCGTTCCTCGCTCGTCATCCTGTTTTCCCTGCCTCTCGGCATCGCGGCTGCCTTCATCATCATGAAGCTGCAGGGCGTGAATGCGAACATCATGTCGCTTGGCGGCATCGCCATCGCCATCGGCGCGATGGTGGATGCGGCGATCGTCATGATCGAGGCGATGCACCGTCGGCTGGAACATGAAAAACTGACAGCGGATAACCGCTGGCGGATCGTGGGGGAATGTGCCTCGGAAGTGGGCCCTGCCCTCTTCTTCTCCCTGGCGATCATCACCGTCAGCTTCCTGCCGGTGTTCGTTCTGGAAAGCCAGGAAGGCAGGCTCTTCAAGCCGTTGGCCTTCACCAAGACCTACGCCATGGCGGCCGCTGCCATACTCTCCATCACGCTGGTTCCGGTGCTGATGGGGTACTTTGTCCGCGGGCGAATTCTTGCGGAGAACAAGAACCCGCTGAACCGGATTGTCATCTGGCTCTACCGCCCCTTTCTGGATGCGGCCGTTGCCTGGCCCTGGGCAACGACCATTCTGGCGGGTGTCCTGGTCGCCTCCATGTGGTGGCCCCTTCAGAGGATCGGCACGGAATTCATGCCAGCCCTCAACGAAGGTGACTTCCTTTACATGCCGACGCTTTATCCCGGTGTTTCCATCGGCAAGGCGCGTGAGGTTCTTCAGCAGTCCGACCGTCTTATCGCCACCGTACCGGAAGTAAAGACGGTGCACGGCAAGCTGGGCCGTGCCGATACTGCGACAGACCCTGCCCCGCTGACGATGATCGAGACGACCATCCAGCTGAAGCCGCGCGCCGAGTGGCGGGAGGGCATGACGATGGACCGGATCCGGGATGAGCTGGATCAGGCCGTCCAGATACCGGGCGTCACCAACGTCTGGATCCAGCCGATCAAGAACCGCATCGATATGCTGGCAACCGGCATCAAGACCCCTGTCGGGGTCAAGATCACCGGGGCCGATCTTGGCGTCATCGAGAAGATCGGCATTGAAGTCGAAAACGCGGTCGCAGGAATTGATGGCACTGCATCGGCCTACGCCGAGCGGCCCGTCGGGGGACGCTTCATCGAGATCGACGTCGACCGGGAGGCGGCTGCCCGCTTCATGATGAGCGTGCGGGACATTCAGGACGTCGTGCAGACCGCGATTGGCGGCATGCAGGTATCGGAGTCCGTCGAAGGCCTGGAGCGCTTTCCCATCAACCTCCGCTATCCACAGGACTGGCGCAACAGTCCAGAGCGCTTGCGGGAACTTCCGGTGGTCACGCCGTCCGGTGCCCATATTCCGCTCGGTGCCCTGGCAGAGGTCAGCGTTGTCGACGGACCGGGCATGATCCGGTCTGAAAACGCTCGACGTACCGGGTTCGTCTTCATCGACATCACAGGCCGAGACCTGGGCGGCTACGTTGATGAAGCTCGCAGGACGGTAGCGGAGAAGGTGCAACTGCCGCCCGGCTATTCGATCGCCTGGTCGGGCCAGTATGAGTACATCGAACGCATGCAGGAACGTCTGAAGCTGGTAGCTCCGGCGACCTTGCTGATCATCACGCTCATGCTGTTCATGGCGTTCAACAGGGTCATTGAAGTCGGGATCATCCTTGCCGCCCTTCCCGTGGCACTGGCCGGAGGTGTGTGGTTCCTCTGGTATCTCGATTTCGACATGTCGGTCGCGGTGATCGTCGGCTTCATCGCCCTTGCTGGCGTTGCGGTCGAGACAGCCATCGTGATGCTGCTCTACCTCAACCTGGCCTGGGAAAAACGCAAGAAGCTTGCGGCCGCGGAGGCCCGCTCCCTGACGGTTGTCGACGTAGAGGAAGTGGTTTTCGAAGGTGCGCTTTTGCGCGTGCGGCCAAAGGTGATGACCGTTGCGACGATCTTTGCCGGGCTGATCCCGATCATGTACGGCGACGGTACGGGCTCGGAAATCATGCAGCGGATCGCGGCCCCCATGGTCGGTGGCATGGCAACCGCCACCCTTCTGACCCTCTTCGTCATTCCCGCCATTTTCACGATCTGGAAGCGGCTTGCTCTCTCGCGGGTCAACCGTGAGCTGAGCACAGCCACCCCGGACATCAAAGGTGCGGTGCAGCCGGCCGAATGA
- a CDS encoding SDR family oxidoreductase, producing MTDWVKDKTVLVTAAGQGIGRATALAFAARGAKVVATDINETALSELEGSAGIETRHLDVLKDMDVQTVVAETGPVDVLFNGAGFVHAGSILDMKDEDFDFAVDLNVRSMIRTIRAVLPAMLERGGGAIINMASVASSMKGVPNRFVYTTTKAAVIGLTKAVAADFVAQNIRCNAICPGTVESPSLQDRLRAQGDYEAARAAFIARQPIGRIGTPEEIADLAVHLANATYTTGQAYAIDGGWTI from the coding sequence ATGACAGACTGGGTGAAGGACAAGACCGTTCTGGTGACAGCCGCGGGACAGGGGATCGGACGCGCGACGGCGCTCGCCTTTGCCGCCAGGGGCGCGAAGGTTGTGGCAACGGACATCAACGAAACGGCCCTTTCCGAACTCGAAGGATCAGCAGGGATCGAAACCCGTCACCTCGACGTTTTGAAGGATATGGACGTACAGACAGTCGTTGCCGAAACCGGCCCGGTGGACGTCCTCTTCAACGGGGCGGGTTTCGTTCATGCAGGCTCGATCCTTGACATGAAAGACGAGGACTTCGACTTTGCGGTCGACCTCAACGTGCGCTCCATGATCCGGACCATTCGGGCCGTGCTGCCTGCAATGCTGGAACGGGGAGGCGGCGCCATCATCAACATGGCATCCGTTGCAAGTTCCATGAAAGGCGTGCCGAACCGCTTCGTCTACACCACCACGAAAGCGGCTGTGATCGGCCTCACCAAGGCGGTTGCCGCCGATTTTGTGGCGCAGAACATCCGTTGCAACGCGATCTGCCCGGGCACGGTGGAAAGCCCTTCGCTGCAGGACCGCCTGCGCGCCCAGGGCGACTATGAAGCCGCCCGGGCCGCCTTCATCGCACGCCAGCCGATCGGCAGGATCGGTACGCCGGAAGAGATCGCTGATCTCGCGGTTCATCTTGCCAACGCGACCTATACCACCGGGCAGGCCTATGCCATCGACGGCGGCTGGACCATCTGA
- a CDS encoding DNA translocase FtsK: MRISRKNFSLSNSNDAGQPASTDDSSRKAQGENPLGQPAATDGERVAEARRLPHVAGNPQQQTGDGNRGVETPSDESCQSYFYLAPNVRFTRTPDRGSKQRSAPVENASEVSASETVSPVEVEPVAQQPLVTPNPSPVMPATMPVAQVIGQPADGGPVNVQAPANDAHSSTAHLGFLSDHAFFEFMSDDAINPQPAAEVPAQRVAEPVRAVRTAYEEVPVAGQGARPPEGIVSLYKVVECNGSASPTPAPSSSRPIAARPANPSPQPTGQRPAAQQNPEGNQDATGRARVSISMPSPTPRSLSSSTQALPPIGAGSGQQSLFGGYEFPSGDLLQLPQDGPGFQMTQEQLERNAGLLESVLEDFKVRGEIIHVRPGPVVTLYEFEPAPGIKSSRIVNLADDIARSMSAISARVAVVPGRNVIGIELPNTERETVYFRELIDSTNFRATSCKLALSLGKTIGGEPVVADLAKMPHLLVAGTTGSGKSVAINTMILSLLYRLKPEECRLIMVDPKMLELSIYDDIPHLLTPVVTDPKKAVTALKWAVREMEDRYRKMARLGVRNINGFNQRAAAASQKGEPVIVSVQTGFDRDTGEPVYEQQEMDLAPMPYIVIIVDEMADLMMVAGKEIEGAIQRLAQMARAAGIHLIMATQRPSVDVITGTIKANFPTRISFQVTSKIDSRTILGEQGAEQLLGMGDMLHMSGGGRINRVHGAFVSDEEVEQVVAHLKSQGRPAYLETVTAEEEEELEEEEAVFDKGAIASEDGDDLYDKAVKIVLRDKRCSTSYIQRRLGIGYNRAATLVEKMENEGLVGAPNHVGKREILAGKREQPSEE, from the coding sequence ATGCGTATTTCCCGGAAGAATTTCTCACTTTCGAATTCGAACGATGCCGGCCAGCCAGCTTCAACCGATGATTCCAGTCGGAAAGCGCAGGGCGAAAACCCGCTCGGGCAACCCGCCGCCACAGATGGTGAACGGGTGGCTGAGGCGCGCCGGTTGCCACATGTTGCAGGCAATCCGCAGCAGCAGACAGGAGATGGAAACCGGGGGGTGGAAACCCCTTCGGACGAATCCTGCCAGAGCTATTTCTACCTTGCACCCAACGTTCGCTTCACCCGGACGCCAGACCGCGGTTCAAAGCAGCGATCTGCACCGGTAGAAAACGCGAGCGAAGTCAGCGCCAGTGAAACTGTTTCCCCGGTCGAGGTAGAGCCCGTTGCGCAGCAGCCGCTGGTCACGCCAAACCCCTCCCCTGTTATGCCCGCAACCATGCCAGTTGCACAGGTGATTGGTCAGCCCGCCGATGGTGGGCCGGTGAATGTGCAGGCGCCTGCCAATGACGCGCATTCTTCCACGGCGCACCTTGGTTTCCTGTCCGATCACGCCTTCTTTGAATTCATGTCCGACGATGCCATCAATCCTCAGCCGGCTGCAGAAGTGCCTGCGCAGAGGGTCGCGGAGCCGGTACGAGCCGTGAGGACGGCTTACGAGGAGGTGCCCGTCGCGGGACAGGGGGCGCGGCCACCGGAGGGAATCGTGTCGCTGTACAAGGTCGTGGAATGCAACGGTTCTGCATCCCCCACGCCTGCGCCTTCGTCTTCCAGACCGATTGCCGCAAGGCCAGCAAACCCGTCTCCGCAGCCTACCGGCCAAAGGCCGGCAGCACAGCAAAACCCGGAAGGCAATCAGGACGCTACCGGTCGGGCAAGAGTGTCGATTTCGATGCCAAGCCCCACACCCCGGTCCTTGTCCTCCAGCACGCAGGCTCTGCCGCCGATCGGAGCGGGATCGGGTCAACAATCGCTGTTCGGCGGCTACGAGTTTCCGTCAGGCGATCTGCTGCAACTGCCGCAGGATGGTCCGGGCTTCCAGATGACGCAGGAGCAACTGGAACGGAATGCGGGGCTTCTGGAAAGCGTTCTGGAAGACTTCAAGGTGCGCGGCGAGATCATCCACGTGCGCCCCGGGCCTGTGGTCACCCTTTACGAGTTCGAACCGGCCCCGGGCATCAAGTCCTCACGCATCGTCAACCTCGCCGATGACATTGCCCGTTCCATGTCGGCCATCTCCGCTCGTGTTGCGGTCGTTCCGGGCCGGAACGTCATCGGGATCGAGCTGCCGAATACGGAACGCGAAACCGTCTACTTCCGCGAATTGATCGATTCGACCAACTTCCGCGCGACCAGCTGCAAGCTTGCGCTTAGCCTCGGCAAGACGATTGGCGGGGAACCGGTTGTTGCCGATCTTGCGAAGATGCCGCATCTGCTGGTCGCCGGAACGACCGGCTCGGGCAAGTCGGTTGCCATCAACACGATGATCCTGTCGCTGCTCTACCGCCTGAAGCCGGAAGAGTGCCGCTTGATCATGGTAGATCCGAAGATGCTGGAACTGTCCATCTACGACGACATTCCGCACCTGCTGACGCCTGTCGTCACCGATCCGAAAAAGGCCGTGACAGCTCTCAAATGGGCCGTGCGCGAAATGGAGGATCGCTACAGGAAGATGGCACGGCTTGGCGTGCGCAATATCAACGGTTTCAACCAGCGTGCCGCCGCTGCAAGTCAGAAGGGCGAACCGGTTATCGTGTCCGTGCAAACCGGTTTCGACCGCGATACGGGGGAACCGGTCTACGAGCAGCAGGAAATGGACCTCGCTCCGATGCCGTACATCGTCATCATCGTTGACGAGATGGCGGATCTGATGATGGTCGCCGGCAAGGAGATCGAAGGCGCTATCCAGCGTCTGGCGCAGATGGCCCGTGCCGCAGGCATTCATCTCATCATGGCGACACAGCGTCCTTCGGTCGACGTGATCACCGGCACGATCAAGGCAAACTTCCCGACCCGGATTTCCTTCCAGGTCACCTCGAAGATCGACAGTCGCACGATCCTCGGCGAGCAGGGTGCGGAACAGCTGCTCGGCATGGGCGACATGCTGCATATGTCGGGTGGCGGACGTATCAACCGTGTCCATGGCGCCTTCGTCTCGGACGAGGAAGTCGAACAGGTTGTCGCCCACCTGAAAAGCCAGGGCCGGCCCGCGTACCTTGAAACCGTGACCGCGGAAGAAGAGGAAGAGCTGGAAGAAGAGGAAGCTGTCTTCGACAAGGGTGCCATCGCGTCCGAAGACGGTGATGACCTCTACGACAAGGCGGTGAAGATCGTCCTGCGCGACAAGCGCTGCTCAACCTCGTATATCCAGCGCCGCCTCGGCATCGGGTACAACCGTGCGGCTACCCTGGTCGAGAAAATGGAAAACGAAGGCCTTGTCGGTGCGCCCAACCACGTCGGGAAGCGCGAGATCCTGGCCGGCAAGAGAGAGCAGCCGAGCGAAGAATAG
- a CDS encoding fumarylacetoacetate hydrolase family protein, with translation MKLLRIGDAGREKPAILDSDNRPRDLSALVSDIAGDTLTPDGLAKIASVDPATLPLLEEGRIGPCVGHVGKFICIGLNYSDHAAETGAEVPKEPVIFLKATSAICGPNDDVKIPRGSVKTDWEVELGVVIGKGGSYIEEAEALDHVAGYCVINDVSEREFQIERGGTWDKGKGCDTFGPTGPWLVTRDEVSDPQNLKMWLEVDGKRYQDGSTETMVFGVAHLVSYVSRFMSLQPGDIISTGTPPGVGMGQKPPIYLKGGEVIELGIEGLGVQRQNVGKA, from the coding sequence ATGAAACTTCTCCGCATTGGAGACGCCGGACGGGAAAAGCCCGCCATTCTGGACAGTGATAACCGGCCGCGGGATCTCTCCGCTCTCGTTTCCGACATTGCCGGCGACACGCTGACGCCGGACGGGCTGGCGAAAATCGCATCCGTCGATCCGGCCACCCTGCCGTTGCTCGAGGAAGGCCGTATCGGTCCCTGCGTGGGTCATGTCGGCAAGTTCATCTGCATCGGCCTCAACTATTCCGACCATGCCGCCGAAACCGGTGCGGAAGTGCCCAAGGAACCGGTGATCTTCCTGAAGGCGACAAGCGCAATCTGCGGCCCCAATGACGACGTGAAGATCCCGCGCGGATCGGTCAAGACCGACTGGGAAGTCGAACTTGGTGTCGTGATCGGCAAGGGCGGCAGCTACATCGAGGAAGCAGAAGCCCTTGACCACGTCGCGGGATATTGCGTCATCAACGATGTTTCCGAACGCGAATTCCAGATCGAACGCGGTGGCACCTGGGACAAGGGCAAGGGCTGCGACACCTTCGGCCCGACGGGACCCTGGCTGGTGACCCGGGACGAGGTTTCCGATCCGCAGAACCTGAAGATGTGGCTGGAAGTCGACGGCAAGCGCTATCAGGACGGGTCGACGGAGACCATGGTCTTCGGTGTCGCCCACCTGGTCAGCTATGTCAGCCGGTTCATGAGCCTTCAGCCGGGCGACATCATTTCCACCGGCACGCCTCCGGGCGTCGGCATGGGACAGAAACCACCAATCTATCTGAAGGGCGGAGAGGTGATCGAGCTGGGCATTGAAGGACTTGGCGTCCAGCGGCAAAACGTGGGCAAGGCTTAA